From one Notolabrus celidotus isolate fNotCel1 chromosome 2, fNotCel1.pri, whole genome shotgun sequence genomic stretch:
- the sgta gene encoding small glutamine-rich tetratricopeptide repeat-containing protein alpha isoform X1, which yields MTDNKRLAFSIIQFLHDQLQSGNLTSSAQESLEVAVQCLETAFEVSTDDQSLAVPMTLPEIFASATSKVDSEEQLPEESQVNNNSTQNTLSEEQRAEAETLKTEGNDQMKVENFGAAVEFYSKAIAINPQNAVYYCNRAAAYSKLGNYAGAVQDCEQAISIDPNYSKAYGRMGLALASLNKHTEAATYYKKALELDPDNDTYKTNLKIAEEKMETSSPTAGMGGVDLAGLLSNPGFMNMASSLMNNPQVQQLMSGMMSGAYGGMGAGGGGLGGGLGGGLGGGLGGGLGGGLGAGLGGLGGGLGGGGVGGGGGGGGVGAGGAGAGGAGAGAGAGAASAAAAAAAPGAAGAPGGGDLSGLIQAGQQFAQQMQQQNPELIEQLRSQIRNRTPSAGNEEQP from the exons ATGACAGACAACAAGCGTCTCGCCTTCTCCATCATCCAGTTCCTCCACGATCAGCTGCAGTCAGGGAACCTGACCTCAAGCGCTCAGGAGAGTCTGGAAG ttgCTGTTCAGTGTTTGGAGACAGCGTTTGAAGTTTCCACTGACGACCAGAGCCTCGCCGTACCCATGACGTTACCAGAGATCTTCGCCTCAGCTACATCAAAGGTAGACTCTGAGGAACAG CTTCCAGAAGAGTCTCAGGTCAACAACAACTCCACCCAGAACACCCTCTCAGAGGAACAGAGAGCTGAGGCTGAGACGCTCAAAACTGAAG GAAATGACCAAATGAAAGTGGAAAACTTTGGAGCTGCTGTTGAGTTTTACTCCAAGGCCATCGCCATCAACCCTCAAAATGCCGTCTACTACTGCAACAG GGCTGCAGCGTACAGCAAACTGGGGAACTACGCTGGAGCAGTGCAGGACTGTGAACAAGCCATCAGCATCGACCCAAACTACAGCAAAGCCTACGGGAGGATGGG TTTGGCTCTGGCCAgcctgaacaaacacacagaagcagCCACTTACTATAAGAAAGCTCTGGAGCTGGACCCCGACAACGACACGTACAAAACCAACCTGAAGATCGcagaggagaagatggagacGTCCAGTCCA acGGCAGGGATGGGGGGAGTCGACTTGGCTGGTTTGCTCAGTAACCCCGGCTTCATGAACATG gcgtCATCTCTAATGAACAACCCTCAGGTTCAGCAGCT GATGTCAGGGATGATGTCAGGAGCGTACGGCGGGatgggagcaggaggaggaggactagGAGGTGGACTAGGAGGAGGACTAGGAGGAGGACTAGGAGGAGGACTTGGAGGAGGACTTGGAGCTGGACTAGGAGGACTAGGAGGGGGgctaggaggaggaggagtaggaggaggtggaggaggaggaggagtaggtgcaggaggagcaggtgcaggaggagcaggtgcaggtgcaggtgcaggtgcagcctcagcagcagcagcagcagcagcccccgGAGCTGCTGGTGCCCCTGGAGGAGGAGATTTATCAGGACTGATCCAGGC aggtCAGCAGTTCGCTCAGCAGATGCAACAGCAGAATCCTGAACTCATCGAACAGCTGAGGAGTCAAATCCGCAACCGAACGCCCAGCGCTGGGAACGAGGAGCAGCCATGA
- the sgta gene encoding small glutamine-rich tetratricopeptide repeat-containing protein alpha isoform X2, with protein sequence MTDNKRLAFSIIQFLHDQLQSGNLTSSAQESLEVAVQCLETAFEVSTDDQSLAVPMTLPEIFASATSKLPEESQVNNNSTQNTLSEEQRAEAETLKTEGNDQMKVENFGAAVEFYSKAIAINPQNAVYYCNRAAAYSKLGNYAGAVQDCEQAISIDPNYSKAYGRMGLALASLNKHTEAATYYKKALELDPDNDTYKTNLKIAEEKMETSSPTAGMGGVDLAGLLSNPGFMNMASSLMNNPQVQQLMSGMMSGAYGGMGAGGGGLGGGLGGGLGGGLGGGLGGGLGAGLGGLGGGLGGGGVGGGGGGGGVGAGGAGAGGAGAGAGAGAASAAAAAAAPGAAGAPGGGDLSGLIQAGQQFAQQMQQQNPELIEQLRSQIRNRTPSAGNEEQP encoded by the exons ATGACAGACAACAAGCGTCTCGCCTTCTCCATCATCCAGTTCCTCCACGATCAGCTGCAGTCAGGGAACCTGACCTCAAGCGCTCAGGAGAGTCTGGAAG ttgCTGTTCAGTGTTTGGAGACAGCGTTTGAAGTTTCCACTGACGACCAGAGCCTCGCCGTACCCATGACGTTACCAGAGATCTTCGCCTCAGCTACATCAAAG CTTCCAGAAGAGTCTCAGGTCAACAACAACTCCACCCAGAACACCCTCTCAGAGGAACAGAGAGCTGAGGCTGAGACGCTCAAAACTGAAG GAAATGACCAAATGAAAGTGGAAAACTTTGGAGCTGCTGTTGAGTTTTACTCCAAGGCCATCGCCATCAACCCTCAAAATGCCGTCTACTACTGCAACAG GGCTGCAGCGTACAGCAAACTGGGGAACTACGCTGGAGCAGTGCAGGACTGTGAACAAGCCATCAGCATCGACCCAAACTACAGCAAAGCCTACGGGAGGATGGG TTTGGCTCTGGCCAgcctgaacaaacacacagaagcagCCACTTACTATAAGAAAGCTCTGGAGCTGGACCCCGACAACGACACGTACAAAACCAACCTGAAGATCGcagaggagaagatggagacGTCCAGTCCA acGGCAGGGATGGGGGGAGTCGACTTGGCTGGTTTGCTCAGTAACCCCGGCTTCATGAACATG gcgtCATCTCTAATGAACAACCCTCAGGTTCAGCAGCT GATGTCAGGGATGATGTCAGGAGCGTACGGCGGGatgggagcaggaggaggaggactagGAGGTGGACTAGGAGGAGGACTAGGAGGAGGACTAGGAGGAGGACTTGGAGGAGGACTTGGAGCTGGACTAGGAGGACTAGGAGGGGGgctaggaggaggaggagtaggaggaggtggaggaggaggaggagtaggtgcaggaggagcaggtgcaggaggagcaggtgcaggtgcaggtgcaggtgcagcctcagcagcagcagcagcagcagcccccgGAGCTGCTGGTGCCCCTGGAGGAGGAGATTTATCAGGACTGATCCAGGC aggtCAGCAGTTCGCTCAGCAGATGCAACAGCAGAATCCTGAACTCATCGAACAGCTGAGGAGTCAAATCCGCAACCGAACGCCCAGCGCTGGGAACGAGGAGCAGCCATGA